From Corticium candelabrum chromosome 9, ooCorCand1.1, whole genome shotgun sequence:
AAGCAGAAACCAACTACGTGCATCGGGAAAAGGAGGCTTTAGCCATTCTGTTTGGGGTCAAGAAGTTCCACGTGTACTTGTATGGACGACGGTATACTCTTACTACAGATCATCAACCATTACTAAGGATCCTACATCGGCCACACCCACGCCACTGCAGCTCAGCTCCAGCGCTGGGCCATTATTCTTTCAGCCTACCTGTATGATATTTCGTTTCGTAGCTCTCAGGAAAACCTGTGTGCTGATGCTTTATCTAGACTTCCAATACAAAACGGGCCAAGCAAATGGGAAGACAGTTTAGCCAGGAAGAGGAGGCGTTCCAGTTCGCAGTATATCAAGTGTTAAGTCTGCCCATCACAGAGTCTCGCATCGCGAAGGGTAAGCTACGGTACCTACTTGATCAATCTCTGGTTTCTAAGTCATATGACACGTTGTGTCAACTCAGATCGTAATCGTTTGGAATAGAGCATGTATTTGTATGATAAATTGACTAGTAAGACAATAGTTATGGTGGTGAAATGTAAGTTCGTTTTCATTGATCGTTTGATGTGATTTTAGAATGAGTGAGACATACACGAGACTGGATAGAAGACTTCTGGCAGTTGTGGTGAACCACGCAGCTGATAAAGTAGAAACTCTTTTAAAGTAAGGTGCTTCACCTGATGCAAGTAGTGGTGATGTAAGTGTTATTGACACAGTAAATtaatgttattgtttgttgataacaactCACTGTAATGAGGCTTGCACAAGCTAGAAATAGCTGGCGCGGCAAACGCAGCGCGTGGTTTGACTTAATGGGACACTACCACGCATATGGCAAAGTCAGCCCAACTACTAAAACCTTATCATACCATTTCTTTCAAATTTACTCTACTATACTGTAATAGCAGTACTTTAAGGTAGTCTCGACATGCGCGTATTCTTAGCTAGCCGTAGATAGAGGAAATTTCGTGATGTCGGCGAATGGCAAATTTACGAGCGTACAAGGAAGGTCAATCACAGACGCCTGTTACCTGCAAAGGGCTCCTGCTAAATCCGACGCCGAACGAAGATATAGACTGTTGAATAAGAGGTATCTGAGGCTGTGCGAACGTCGCGTCGCTTTGACAACGTCGTCTTTCTCCGTTTCGCTTCTAGTTGTACTTTGATGTAAGGGAATGCCGAAGACATGATGACGTAGAGGAAATAATGCTCCTTCATGTGCCCCGGCTGAGATTACcgaacaattaattaatttgggtTGGTCTGGGTGTGATGCAATTTTTTTCACCATATCACTCTTCTTCATTTCACTCACATCTATTCACCTTTCTATTAAAACTTGCCTCAAACCATTGGGAACACCCTATGAATTTATCATGCTCTGGAAGACATCTCTAATTGAGTGTCATGCATTATTGGTTGACCTCTTCAAGGATGCACATTCATTTTATTTACAACTAAAGCATTATCAGACTCAGCTGTGTGATTTGAGCTTTGGTCAAATATCAAAGGAGATCATATCTATCCTTTGGATACTTGACTTCAGCAATTTCGCCTGCAGTTCTAACATTAACTAAGAATTTCTCTCCCGTCCAATGACCGTCTCTATTTTCTCCATATTCAATTATAACACGAGCCTCTTTAGCAATTAAAGGATTGTGCTCTTTGGCACTTAAAAACTCTTCATTACTTAGTCTAAAGAAACCATTGCATTTATCGATAAAGTCGCTAATCATGACGCCCGCACCTCTCGACTTTGGCCTGATCGTTTTCTGATCAGGCTGTATCCAAACAAACTTCTGGTCATCATTTGCCTAAAAAATTGACTCATCATGGAATATTACCGCTAAGCACTTGGCTGCTGATGGGCAGCCAACTTGGACAGGCTGCAGCTGTTCTGGCAACACATCAGATACATGAAGAGGCGGGAGATGACTAGATTCTAGTTCGTGCAGTTTAATTACAAACATATTTCTTTCCTTTACTACATCTTCTCTCTCGTGGCCATCTATATACACTCCCTGAATACAGTGCGGGACAGCATACATCCCCCCCTCCAATGCGCATGTCATTCGTTAACGCGcacagtttaaatttggtttgGCCTACCTATTTCAAATTTGGTCCAGTGGTGTACAAGTTTATTAGCTACAACGAACCAGCTTAATTTGATAAAGGGAAGAGTTTCGTTCTCTCAAGGCGAGAATAGTGGAGATGCCTCCTCAGATTGCCGTATTTTCCTACGGAAAATAGAAATATTGCCGTAGATGATTAAGAACTTGATGAAAGATTGTCACCGTGATTTTGACTCTAAGTAGACGTGGTTGGTTTAAAGTGGGTGTGCCAGTAGTTTGCTGAGTGCGCACCCTCTCCAAGTACGCCTGGTTACGCCACTGAATGCCACGCTCTGTTAAGACAATCCTTAGACCTTTCGGAATTCCATCCTCGGTGACAAGTTTCTGTTCTTTCCCTGATACACGGTGTCCCTCATAGATGGTTGCTTATAAATGTCTACAAATACGCAGGGCCAATTTTCTAACGTGAGCTAAATTTGGATGATATATGCTGTACCGCACTGTAGCGTATCTGCTGAACTTTCTGTCTAGGCACTTTCACGTTCAGTGGAAGAAATGTCAACTTTGTTTCATAGAGACTAGTCTGTAGTATGCTCAGCGCAAATACTGTACTAAGTACTTTTGCATTGCTACCTAAGACAAATTTAGGTAGcaattaaattttgtaagaTTGAAGCTGTACGAAAATACCGAAATTAAATCGCTACCGAAAAAttcttgatttacagtacacTGTATATCCGGGATATAGACTATCGCGTTAGCATATAATTGCTCTTCGGTAAGCTACCGTAcccaggggcgtacgcagagggggttcgagggggttcggacgaaccccctctaggcgctaggtaatggcggaattcgaattaggcaatgccgcatgagcgcaactacacagcaccattacatatggggacagcagaagacacaacgagactcccgattttggatacattgaaattatctgtaaaaaataatataaatctataaagtagtacagcacTTAACTTTTCGGCGCGCCTATTACTGGATCTACAAAGCCGAGATGAAGTTTATGTAACTCATGCGCTTGCACGGTGTTGATTACGGTTCTCCGAGGACAAGCTAAAATGGCGCATCAACAGAGCATTGCAGCGTTCTTCCGTGCGGCTCATAAAAGGCCATCAAGCGAAGCTGGTCGACTCGATGCGGGCGGTGAGCAACATAATGATCGTGAGGACTGCCAGCCACCGAACCGACGGCCACGGCTTTGCTCTGTGTTGACTGAGGAAAGCAACAGCCACCCGACGTCAAATCTAGACACTCAGGTCCAAGACACGGTGAGGGAGAATGCCACGACGTGCACGGATTTCGTTGGTCGCCCATTTGACGTAGGTCTCACTATCAAGATTGGAATGTCAGTCAAAGAAGTGTCCACAGCCGTTTCAGCGCTTTCCGGAGGTGAGAAGTACAAATTACTCTTTAGGCATACTTCGCCGCCTACCGTACTGCCTTCTACTCGTTCGTATGGCTGTAACCGCAAGTTTAACACGGATTGGCTTACTAAATACTCGTGGCTAGTCTACAGCCCAGCCAATGATGCTGTGTATTGTGCACCATGCGCTCTGTTGTGTTCAGAGAAGACTCGTGCTGACAAAGGCCTCTTTGTAAACGTGCCTTTTCGCAACTGGGTGAAGCTGAGCGAGTCGCTGGCAGCTCATGCAAAACACACGTATCATGCTCACTGCATGGACGAAGCAGATACATTCAGAGCAGTTGTAGATAACCCTGATTCTAGACTTGATGTTATGGTACGCACGGTACTGCAAGATCGCTTGACCACAAATAAGCATATTTTGCAACAGATAGTTCGTGCCATACTGTATTTGACGAAACAAGGATTAGCACTGCGTGGACACCGAGAAGGGATTTCATCCAGCAGTAATCCTGGAAATTTCTTGGCATTGCTTAAGAACCAAGCTGCTAATGATGCAGTCTTGAAGAAGCACCTGGAACAGCCCTTGGCACGGAATGGTACATACCTGTCACCAAGGTCACAGAATGATATAATGGGTATTATCAGTTTTGACATTATTCGCGCAAAAATTGTTGAGGAAGTGAAAGAGGCCAAGTTTTATGCTGTGTTGGCAGATGAAATTTCCAGTCACAATGTGGAACACTTGGCTGTTTGCCTGAGGTTTGTAGATGCGTCTGGTGAGATACGAGAAGAATTTGTTTCATTCGTAAAAATGGTACGAGTTCGTGCTGTTGATATTGAACAGGCTATCACTGGACTTCTGACAAACCTTGGTCTTTCACTTGAGGATCTCCGTGGACAGGGTTATGATGGAGCGTCAACAATGAGTGGAGAGAAGTCAGGTGTTCAGAGAAGAATTCTAGACAAGCAGCCAAAGGCAGTATACACTCACTGTTCCGGTCATTCCCTCAACCTTGTAATAGCACAAGCCTGTGCAGAGCCATGCGTCCgaaattgtatttctgtcaTCAAGGCCATCACTCTTTGGATTAGAGCATCACCAAAGAGGGAAGGTCTACTAAAGCAAGTATGTGAAAGGCAACAGCAAGCTGGAGCAGCACATGGCTCTCCTCTGCTTAATGTTTGTATAACCAGATGGGTGGAGAATATTGATGGGTGGCAGCGCTTCATGCAGTGTCATCCATACCTAGTAGAGCTGTGCGAAGTAATAATTTATGGGAGTAGACACTACGCCATGTTTAGTGACGGATTCTCTGCTGATGACAAGAAGGATGCGGTTGCGCATTTAAAGTCCTTGGAATCCTTCTCTTTTATTTATGCAATGGTTGTTTTGCACCGTACGCTCTCGTACGTTCGAGAACCCATTAAAAGGTTGCAGGGAGTTTCTCAAGATCTCTACTCTGGCTTGATGATGATAGAAGATTGTCAGAAAGAGCTTCTTAGCATACGTTTCAACGCAGATGAACTGACTGCATTTTCAgacagaatttacaaccacaGTTGCTGCCTTGCTGCTAAGTCTGATATTGCTCCAGTTGTGCCCAGAACTTGCCAACGGCAGCAGCATCGTTCTAAGTATCAATGCTCTGATCCCAAGCAGTACTTTAAAGTTACAGTTCTCCTGCCCTTTTTAGATCATTTGCTTGCAGACTTGAAAGCCCGATTTGCAAAGCATGTGCAGAAAGTTGCTAGACTACAATCACTCCTGCCGTCTTCTATCAGTGAAACATCATCTTTTCAGGACATTGAAGAGGCTGTAATATTCTACAGTGCTGACTTGCCGAACCCTGACATTGTTGATGAGGAATTTGTTCGTTGGAAGAGAAAATGGCTCAACATTCCTCCGCAGTCTCGTTCCCAATCTCTGAAAGACTGCCTGGCTCCTGGTGTCTGCACAATGCCAAACCTGCGTGTCCTTATGCAGCTTTTTGCAACACTGCCTCTGAGCACTTGTTCCTGTGAGCGATCCGGTTCTGCTCTGCGACGGCTCAACACCTACCTGCGCAGCACTCAGAGTGAAGACCgtcttgctgctgcagctctCATCCACGTCAACTACGCTACAcctgttgatattaaccacGTCTGCAAACTGTTTATGCAGAAACATCCACGTAGAATTGAAGCACCTAGTATGCTGTTTGATAACTCTTGATGTTGAGCAAGTTATTTGCTTTCTAATAGTTTCATTTACCCAATTAACAGTTAGTCTCACAGCACGTATTGCTAAGATTAAAGAAGGTCATGGTGTGTTTGACTGCCAAAAATAGAACAGTTGTAATCAAGTTGTGAACCCCCCTTGGATAAttcctgcgtacgcccctgaagttacgaaccccctctagagaaatcctgcgtacgcccctgccGTCTAAGCTCACTTTTTAGTGAACACGCCCACAAACTAGGTTTCGTGCTCCTCCCAGTCGATCAAATCCTGTATCCGCCACTGATATCCGTGCTACATCGTGATATCGCCCAGCAATGAACTAACTATTACTAAACCCAACAGCACAGCAGCTCTTGACCATCTCTAGCAGACAATGGACCGGGACCGCGCGCTA
This genomic window contains:
- the LOC134184725 gene encoding 52 kDa repressor of the inhibitor of the protein kinase-like; translated protein: MAHQQSIAAFFRAAHKRPSSEAGRLDAGGEQHNDREDCQPPNRRPRLCSVLTEESNSHPTSNLDTQVQDTVRENATTCTDFVGRPFDVGLTIKIGMSVKEVSTAVSALSGGEKYKLLFRHTSPPTVLPSTRSYGCNRKFNTDWLTKYSWLVYSPANDAVYCAPCALLCSEKTRADKGLFVNVPFRNWVKLSESLAAHAKHTYHAHCMDEADTFRAVVDNPDSRLDVMVRTVLQDRLTTNKHILQQIVRAILYLTKQGLALRGHREGISSSSNPGNFLALLKNQAANDAVLKKHLEQPLARNGTYLSPRSQNDIMGIISFDIIRAKIVEEVKEAKFYAVLADEISSHNVEHLAVCLRFVDASGEIREEFVSFVKMVRVRAVDIEQAITGLLTNLGLSLEDLRGQGYDGASTMSGEKSGVQRRILDKQPKAVYTHCSGHSLNLVIAQACAEPCVRNCISVIKAITLWIRASPKREGLLKQVCERQQQAGAAHGSPLLNVCITRWVENIDGWQRFMQCHPYLVELCEVIIYGSRHYAMFSDGFSADDKKDAVAHLKSLESFSFIYAMVVLHRTLSYVREPIKRLQGVSQDLYSGLMMIEDCQKELLSIRFNADELTAFSDRIYNHSCCLAAKSDIAPVVPRTCQRQQHRSKYQCSDPKQYFKVTVLLPFLDHLLADLKARFAKHVQKVARLQSLLPSSISETSSFQDIEEAVIFYSADLPNPDIVDEEFVRWKRKWLNIPPQSRSQSLKDCLAPGVCTMPNLRVLMQLFATLPLSTCSCERSGSALRRLNTYLRSTQSEDRLAAAALIHVNYATPVDINHVCKLFMQKHPRRIEAPSMLFDNS